The segment CGCTCGTAGTCGGTCAGCGCGAACTGCGGCTTCCCGTCCTCCCAGGGAGTGATCGCGGGGACGGGGTAGCCCCGGCCGTCACGCGGGCGGTCCTCCACGCTGGGCGGCTTGGGAACGGTGTCGAAGCGCATGCCCCATGCCTATCACGCCTCCCGGCTCAGCCGCGCGGCACCACGAAATCGGTCAACTCGGCACTTCCCGGCACGAGTTGGTTCCATTCGCCCGGAATCGCCAGCACCGCGATCCCGGCCGTGGAGAACTTCGCCCGGAGCCGCTCCAGCGCCTCCGGATCCGACCCGGCCGCCTCCGGATCCGACCCGGTCGCCTCCGGATCCGGCTCCGCCTCCGACGCCCCGCCGGCCAGCTCCAGCACCAGCTCCTGCACCTCGGGCCGGTGCCCGACCAGCAGCACGGTGCGCACCACCGACGGCAACTCCCGCAGCAGCCCGATCAGTTCGTCCGCCTCGGCGCGGTACGCCCGGGGTTCCAGGACGAGTTCGGGCGCGCCGCCGAGCTCCGGCTCGGCCAGTTCCCAGGTCTGCCTGGTGCGTACCGCGGTCGAGCAGAGCACCCGGTCCGGCACCAGGTCGTGCCCGGCCAGCCAGCGCCCGGCCGCCACCGCGTCGGCCCGGCCGCGCTCGGCCAGCGGCCGCAGCTCGTCCGGGACGTCCGGCCAGTCCGCCTTGGCGTGCCGCAGCACGATCAACCGCCGCTGTTGGGTCATCCCCCCAGTGTGGCCCGCCCGCCCGCCGCCCCGCCCGGGGACGCGCGGACCGCCCGCCGATACCGGCGGAAAACCGGACGACACGCCCCGCCCGGCTCGGCTAGCGTCGGGGGCATGCGAGCCCTGACCGAGTCCGAGATCCGCGCGTCCTTCGTCAACTGCTCCAAGGGCGAGGCGAAGCGGCTGCCCGTCCCGCGCGACCTGGCCGAACGGCGCTGGCCCGACCTCGACTTCCTCGGCTGGCGCGACCTCGGCGCCCCCGACCGGGCCTACCTGGTCGTCGAGCTCGACGGCGCGCCGACCGGCGTCACCCTCCGCTCGCCGAACGTCCGGCGCAGCCTGACCCGCACCAACGTCTGCTCGGTCTGCATCACCGCGCACGCGGGCAGCGGCGTCTCGCTGCTGACCGCCCCCCGCGCGGGCGCGGCCGGCCGGGACGGCAACTCGGTCGGCACCTACCTCTGCGCCGACCTGGCCTGCTCGCTGTACGTCCGCGGCCTGCTCCGCCCGGCCACGGTCAGCCGTCCGGACGAGTCGCTCCCGTTGGAGGAGCAGATCGCCCGGACGGTCACCAACCTGGAGGCGTTCCTCCGCCAGATCCTGGCCTGACGAGCCCGACCGGCCCGGCCGGCCTGCCCCGCCCCGACCCGGCCCGCCCGCGTCACGGCGCCGACTGGTACTCCACCGTCAGCACGGCCCGGCCCAGCGCGTGCGCGGTCAGGTGGAACCCGACCTGCGCGGCGGGCGTGTCCGGCCCGACCTCCAGCGCCGGCACGTCCAGCGCGTGCACCACGAACACGTACCGGTGGGCCGGTCCGGGCGGCGGCGCCGCCCCGTCGTACCGGTGCCCGGGGAAGTCGTTGCGGACGTGGAACGCCCCGCCGGGCAGCCCGCCGTCGTCCGCCCCGGCGCCGCGCGGCAGCTCGGTGACCTCGGCCGGCAGGTTCACCGCCAGCCAGTGCCACCACCCGGCCGCCGTCGGCGCGTCCGGGTCGTAGCAGGTCACCGCGAACGACCGGGTCCCGGCCGGGAACCCCGACCAGGCCAGCTGCGGCGACGCGTTCCCCCGCGCGTGCACGTGCTCGTCCGGCATGGTCGCGCCGTCCACCAGGTCCGCGCTGCGCAGCTCGAACGCGGGTACCGGCGGCAGGAAGTCGTACGGAAGCGGGATGCGCGCGGTCATCGTTCACCGTCCTCGTCGAAGGTGTTCGGAAGTACCGCGCCAGTCTACGAACCGGCGCCCCCGGGCTCCGGCCGACCGCCCGCCGGGGGCCGGTCCAGTTCCGCGACCGCCGCCCCGAGCGCGGTGTCCGGCCGCCCGAGGTCGAAGACCAGGTCGAAGTGGTTGCGCCCGGCGGCCAGCAGTTCCCGCACCGGCACGCCCGCCGCCCGGAGCGCCGCCGCGAACTCCGCCCCCTGCCGCCCGAACTCGCCGGTCTCGTGCTCGCCGAGGGCCAGCA is part of the Kitasatospora setae KM-6054 genome and harbors:
- a CDS encoding YbhB/YbcL family Raf kinase inhibitor-like protein, which encodes MTARIPLPYDFLPPVPAFELRSADLVDGATMPDEHVHARGNASPQLAWSGFPAGTRSFAVTCYDPDAPTAAGWWHWLAVNLPAEVTELPRGAGADDGGLPGGAFHVRNDFPGHRYDGAAPPPGPAHRYVFVVHALDVPALEVGPDTPAAQVGFHLTAHALGRAVLTVEYQSAP
- a CDS encoding FBP domain-containing protein, translating into MRALTESEIRASFVNCSKGEAKRLPVPRDLAERRWPDLDFLGWRDLGAPDRAYLVVELDGAPTGVTLRSPNVRRSLTRTNVCSVCITAHAGSGVSLLTAPRAGAAGRDGNSVGTYLCADLACSLYVRGLLRPATVSRPDESLPLEEQIARTVTNLEAFLRQILA
- a CDS encoding SixA phosphatase family protein — protein: MTQQRRLIVLRHAKADWPDVPDELRPLAERGRADAVAAGRWLAGHDLVPDRVLCSTAVRTRQTWELAEPELGGAPELVLEPRAYRAEADELIGLLRELPSVVRTVLLVGHRPEVQELVLELAGGASEAEPDPEATGSDPEAAGSDPEALERLRAKFSTAGIAVLAIPGEWNQLVPGSAELTDFVVPRG